In Chelmon rostratus isolate fCheRos1 chromosome 9, fCheRos1.pri, whole genome shotgun sequence, the following proteins share a genomic window:
- the ubl3b gene encoding ubiquitin-like protein 3b produces MTTQRDLDMVHLRLILVSGKTQDFTFSPNDSATDIAKHVFENWPAGWEEERVSSPSILRLIFQGRFLHGNVTLGALKLPPGRTTVMHLVARETLPEPNSHGQRNREKTTESNCCLLL; encoded by the exons gTGCACCTCCGCCTTATCCTGGTCAGTGGGAAAACACAAGACTTCACTTTCTCCCCGAATGACTCGGCCACAGACATTGCCAAGCATGTGTTTGAGAACTGGCCTGCAg gatgggaggaggagagggtgagcAGTCCCAGCATACTGCGCCTCATCTTCCAGGGACGCTTCCTTCATGGCAACGTTACCCTTGGAG CTCTAAAGTTGCCACCAGGCCGAACAACCGTCATGCACTTGGTTGCCAGAGAGACTCTTCCAGAGCCCAACTCTCATG GTCAAAGGAACAGAGAAAAAACCACAGAGAGCAACTGCTGCCTCCTCTTGTAA